Within Cnuibacter physcomitrellae, the genomic segment GCCGGATCCTGACGCACGAGGGAGTTGCTAGGTGTCGGAACAGAAGTTTGACATTGTCGTGCTCGGCGGCGGCAGCGGCGGATACGCTGCAGCGCTGCGAGCGACCGAGCTGGGGTTCTCGGTGGCGCTCATCGAGAAGGACAAGGTCGGCGGCACCTGCCTGCACCGGGGCTGCATCCCGACGAAGGCCCTGCTCCACGCGGCCGAGGTCGCGGACGTGAGCCGCGAGTCGGAGAAGTTCGGCGTGCGCTCGACGTTCGAGGGCATCGACCTGCCGTCGGTGAAGGAGTACCGCGACGAGGTCGTGCAGAGCAAGTTCAAGGGTCTGCAGGGGCTGCTGAAGGCGCGCAAGATCACCACGATCGCCGGTGAGGGTCGGCTCACGTCGCCCACCACGGTCCAGGTCGGCGATGACACGATCGTCGGCGACAAGGTCGTCCTCGCCACCGGCTCCTACTCGCGCACGCTGCCCGGCCTCGAGATCGGCGGTCGCGTGATCACGTCCGAGACCGCGCTGGCCCTCGACTGGATCCCGAACAAGGTCGTCATCCTCGGCGGCGGCGTCATCGGCGTCGAGTTCGCGAGCGTGTGGAAGTCGTTCGGCGCCGACGTGCAGATCGTGGAGGCGCTGCCCCACCTGGTCCCGAACGAGGACGAGGCGATCAGCAAGCAGTTCGAGCGTGCGTTCCGCAAGCGCGGCATCCAGTTCAACCTCGGCACCCGCTTCTCCGGTGTCACCCAGGACGACCAGGGCGTCGTCGTGACCCTCGAGGACGGCAAGACCTTCGAGGGCGACATCCTCCTGGTCGCCGTCGGCCGCGGCCCGGCCACCCAGGGCCTCGGCTTCGAGGAGGCGGGCATCACCGTCGACCGCGGCTTCGTGATCACCAACGACCGTCTCGAGACGAGCGTGCCCGGCGTCTACGCCGTCGGCGACATCGTCCCCGGACTCCAGCTGGCCCACCGCGGCTTCCAGCAGGGCATCTTCGTCGCCGAGGAGATCGCGGGCCTCAACCCGCAGATCGTCGAGGACGTCAACATCCCCAAGGTCACCTACTCCGAGCCCGAGGTCGCCTCGGTCGGTCTGACCGAGGCGAAGGCGGCCGCCCAGTACGGCGCCGACTCGATCACCGCCTACGACTACAGCCTCGCCGGCAACGGCAAGAGCCACATCCTCGGCACCTCCGGCTCGATCAAGGTCGTGCGCGTCAACGACGGCCCGGTCGTCGGGGTGCACATGATCGGCGCCCGTGTCGGCGAGCTCATCGGCGAGGCCCAGCTCGTGGTCAACTGGGAGGCCTACCCGGAGGACATCGCCCCCCTGGTCCACGCCCACCCCACCCAGAACGAGGCCCTCGGAGAGGCGTTCCTCGCTCTCGCCGGCAAGCCGCTCCACGCGCTCTGATCAGCGCCCCCAGCACAGAGTTCCCACAAGGAGAGAGAGTCCCATGAGCGAATCCGTCAACCTCCCCGCGCTCGGAGAGAGCGTCACGGAGGGCACGGTCACCCGCTGGCTGAAGAACGTCGGCGATCGAGTCGAGGTCGACGAGCCCCTGCTCGAGGTGTCGACCGACAAGGTCGACACCGAGATCCCGTCGCCCGTCGCGGGTGTGATCGAGGAGATCCTCGTCCCTGAGGACGAGACCGTCGAGGTCGGCACCGCGCTGGTCCGCATCGGTGACGGGTCGGGGGCAGCGGCGCCCGCCGAGCCCGAGGCGCCGCAGCAGCAGGAGCCCGAGACCGTCGTCACGCCGTCGGCCGAGGCCCCGGCTCCCGCTGAGGAGCCCGCTCCCGCTGCGCCCGCCCCGGTGACGCAGGCTCCCGCGGCGCCCGCCGCTCCTGCTGCTCCCCCGGCCCCGCCCGCTCCGCCGGCCGCCCCCGCTGCGCCGGCCCAGGCCGCGCCCGCCGCTCCGGCGGCACCCGCCCCCGCTGCCGCTGCACCGGCCGCGCCCGCTGCACCGGCGGCTCCGGCCGCTCCGGCCGCCCCCGCTGCTCCGGCCGCGGCCGAGTCGGGCAACGCCGGGTACGTCACCCCGATCGTCCGCAAGCTCGCGCACGACCAGGGCGTCGACCTCGCCACCGTGACGGGCACGGGCGTCGGCGGACGCATCCGCAAGGAGGACGTCCTCGCCGCCGCGGCCTCGGCCTCGACCGGTTCGACGGCGGCCCCCGCTGCGGCCTCGACCAAGCTCGAGACGTCGCCGCTGCGCGGCACCACGCAGCCGATGTCCCGCCTCCGCAAGGTCGTCGCCGAGCGTGCCGTGGCGTCGCTTCAGGCGTCGGCGCAGCTCACCACCGTGGTGGAGGTCGACGTCACCAAGGTGGCGGCGCTCCGCGACCGCGTGAAGGCGCAGTTCCTGGAGAAGACGGGCAGCAAGCTGTCGTTCCTCCCCTTCTTCGCGCTCGCCGCGACGGAGGCGCTGAAGGCGTACCCGATCATCAACGCGACGGTCGACGGGGAGAACATCGTCTACCCCGACCACGAGGGCCTGAGCATCGCCGTCGACACCGAGCGCGGACTCCTCACCCCCGTGGTGAAGAACGCGGGCGACCTCGACATCGCGGGCTTCGCGAAGGAGATCGCCGACCTCGCCGAGCGGACCCGCGACAACAAGCTGAAGCCCGACGAGCTGGCCGGCGGCACCTTCACGCTGACCAACACGGGCTCGCGCGGCGCGCTCTTCGACACCCCGCTGGTGTTCCTGCCTCAGAGCGCGATCCTCGGAACGGGTGCGGTCGTCAAGCGCCCGGCCGTGGTCAAGGTCGACGGGGCCGACGCGATCGCCGTCCGGTCGACCGTGTACCTGGCGCTGAGCTACGACCACCGCATCATCGACGGCGCCGACGCCGCGCGCTTCCTCACGGCGGTCAAGAACCGTCTCGAGGAGGGCGCCTTCGACGCCGACCTGGGGATCTGATCCACCGGGATCGTACGACCTGATCAGCCAGCCGGCCGCTCCCCTCACCATGAGGAGGGAGGCCGGTTCGCTGTCTCCGGGTGACGGCACGGCCCCGGACTCCGCCTCATACGACAGGATCACGACACCACCGAGATCGTCGGCCATCCGCCACGAGCCCTCGGCTCCCCCGACTCCTCCGACTCCCCCGACGCCCTCGAGAGGGTCCGCTGCTCCGCTCGCGAGGAGGGCGAGATCGTCGTGGAGCGCGGCCGACCCCCACTCGTCGACGTCGTCGAGGCAGGCCGGATCCGCGCTCGCGAGACAGTCCGATCGACGCGCGAGCAGTCCTCCCACCGCCGAGAGCGGGTCTGACGCGGGCGCGGCGGAGGGGACGGTGGGCGAGACGGCCGATGGGCCCGATGTCGGCGCTGAGGCGACGCTCGTCGTCCCGGGGCCGGCATCCGCGTCGCGCTCTCCGTCGGCTCCGACGCTCGAGAGCGTGACCCCGGCAACGATCGCCAACCCGAGCGCGATCGCCCCGACGAGCATCCGCCTCCGGCCGATCCTGCGACGGAGGGCGGAGACGAGGGAGGGGATGCTGTCTCGGAGAGCCTGGAGCGCGGCCAGAGCCGGTTCGATGCTCTCCACGATCCCCTCGGGACGGACTGTCTCGCCCTCCGCCGGCGCCTCGTCGCGCCACGTCCACTCCGGGGCCCGGCCCGAGCCGGGGACTGGGACCGATGCCGCCCCTGTCGGCGGTGGGAGCACAGCCCGCCCCGGCGGGTTCGTGCCGTCGAGGGCCGCCCGCCTGTCCCGGTCGGCACGGAAGACCAGGACGACGCCCCCGTCGTCCGAGTGCACGTCGATCAGCGCGCCCGGCTCCTCGCCGCCGTCGTGCCCGGCCTCGCTCGCGGCAGGCGGCGCAGCACCGTGCAGCTGGTGCACCTCCACCGGCTCGCCGTCCGGACCGAGGCCCGCGTGCACCGTGCGGTCGACGCCGACGCGGACCACCTCCTCGAGGTGGTAGCCGTGGAACGGGGGCGCGGGGCTGCGGGTCACGGCACGATCATCGTGGGTTGCAGGAACGCCTGATCGACGGAGCCCGGATCCGTGCACAGCTCTCGCGATGAGCGGCCTTGTGCAGGAGCGGCGGCCATCGCCGAGCGGCCGGAGCCGCACCCGCGGACGAAGTATCCTTGAGGACATGGCACGTTCCTCCGACAAGGCTCAGAAGCAGCCGAAAGAGCCCGGTCGTATCAAGCAGATGTGGCAGGTCTTCCAGATGACCCGCCGCTACGACCCCAACGCGATGTGGATCATGGCGCTCGGCTTCGCGCTCCCCGTCCTCGCGGGAGTCGCGGTCGCCCTGATCATCTCGCGCGACAACGTGTTCGGGATCGTCATGTGGATCCTCGCGGGCGTGCTCGCGGGCCTCCTCATCGCCCTG encodes:
- the lpdA gene encoding dihydrolipoyl dehydrogenase; its protein translation is MSEQKFDIVVLGGGSGGYAAALRATELGFSVALIEKDKVGGTCLHRGCIPTKALLHAAEVADVSRESEKFGVRSTFEGIDLPSVKEYRDEVVQSKFKGLQGLLKARKITTIAGEGRLTSPTTVQVGDDTIVGDKVVLATGSYSRTLPGLEIGGRVITSETALALDWIPNKVVILGGGVIGVEFASVWKSFGADVQIVEALPHLVPNEDEAISKQFERAFRKRGIQFNLGTRFSGVTQDDQGVVVTLEDGKTFEGDILLVAVGRGPATQGLGFEEAGITVDRGFVITNDRLETSVPGVYAVGDIVPGLQLAHRGFQQGIFVAEEIAGLNPQIVEDVNIPKVTYSEPEVASVGLTEAKAAAQYGADSITAYDYSLAGNGKSHILGTSGSIKVVRVNDGPVVGVHMIGARVGELIGEAQLVVNWEAYPEDIAPLVHAHPTQNEALGEAFLALAGKPLHAL
- the sucB gene encoding 2-oxoglutarate dehydrogenase, E2 component, dihydrolipoamide succinyltransferase; its protein translation is MSESVNLPALGESVTEGTVTRWLKNVGDRVEVDEPLLEVSTDKVDTEIPSPVAGVIEEILVPEDETVEVGTALVRIGDGSGAAAPAEPEAPQQQEPETVVTPSAEAPAPAEEPAPAAPAPVTQAPAAPAAPAAPPAPPAPPAAPAAPAQAAPAAPAAPAPAAAAPAAPAAPAAPAAPAAPAAPAAAESGNAGYVTPIVRKLAHDQGVDLATVTGTGVGGRIRKEDVLAAAASASTGSTAAPAAASTKLETSPLRGTTQPMSRLRKVVAERAVASLQASAQLTTVVEVDVTKVAALRDRVKAQFLEKTGSKLSFLPFFALAATEALKAYPIINATVDGENIVYPDHEGLSIAVDTERGLLTPVVKNAGDLDIAGFAKEIADLAERTRDNKLKPDELAGGTFTLTNTGSRGALFDTPLVFLPQSAILGTGAVVKRPAVVKVDGADAIAVRSTVYLALSYDHRIIDGADAARFLTAVKNRLEEGAFDADLGI